The Flavobacterium psychrophilum genome includes a region encoding these proteins:
- a CDS encoding peptidase M16 gives MKKSLMALGSLLMLGGVASAQKVAFEEYNLDNGLHVILHQDKSAPVIVTSVMYHVGSKDENPERTGFAHFFEHLLFEGTENIKRGEWFKIVTANGGQNNANTSDDRTYYYEVFPSNNLELAIWMESERLLHPVINQIGVDTQNEVVKEEKRLRIDNQPYGNLIAEVKRNMFKVHPYRWATIGSMDHLDAATLEEFQAFNKKFYIPNNAVLVVAGDFEPAKAKEWINQYFSKIPKGTPVTRQKFEEQPITKAFTATYEDPNVQLPMVVTAYRTPSMKTKEAKVLDMISSILTGGKSSRMYKKIVDDKKMALQIGAFNYSQEDYGLYIVYGIPMQGFTAADIMKEADAEIVKLQTELISEREFQKLQNEIESNYVSSNSNVEGIAENLATFYLLYGDVNLINTEIDIYRSITREDIREVAKKYLNPNQRLTLDYVGAKDKAQN, from the coding sequence ATGAAAAAATCTTTAATGGCTTTGGGTTCACTTCTAATGCTTGGCGGAGTTGCTTCAGCTCAAAAAGTGGCATTCGAAGAATACAATTTAGATAACGGGCTTCATGTTATCCTTCACCAGGATAAATCGGCACCGGTTATCGTTACTTCGGTAATGTATCACGTAGGTTCTAAAGATGAAAATCCTGAGAGAACCGGATTTGCTCACTTTTTTGAACATTTATTGTTTGAAGGTACTGAAAACATTAAACGTGGCGAGTGGTTTAAAATAGTTACCGCAAACGGTGGCCAGAATAACGCTAACACGTCTGACGACAGGACTTACTACTATGAAGTATTCCCGTCTAACAATCTTGAGCTTGCTATCTGGATGGAATCAGAAAGATTGCTTCACCCGGTTATCAACCAAATTGGTGTAGATACCCAGAATGAAGTTGTTAAAGAAGAAAAAAGACTTCGTATTGACAACCAGCCATACGGAAACCTTATTGCAGAAGTAAAACGCAACATGTTTAAAGTGCACCCGTACCGTTGGGCAACTATCGGTTCTATGGATCACCTTGATGCTGCTACACTTGAAGAATTCCAGGCTTTCAACAAGAAATTCTACATTCCTAACAATGCAGTTCTTGTAGTTGCGGGTGATTTTGAACCTGCTAAAGCAAAAGAATGGATAAACCAATACTTTAGCAAAATACCAAAAGGTACTCCTGTAACACGTCAGAAATTCGAGGAGCAGCCTATCACTAAAGCTTTCACAGCTACTTACGAAGACCCTAACGTACAACTTCCGATGGTTGTTACTGCTTACAGGACTCCATCTATGAAAACGAAAGAAGCTAAAGTTCTTGATATGATCTCTTCTATCCTTACCGGAGGAAAAAGTTCAAGGATGTACAAAAAAATTGTAGACGACAAAAAAATGGCGCTACAGATTGGTGCATTTAACTATAGCCAGGAAGATTACGGTTTATACATTGTATACGGAATACCAATGCAGGGCTTTACTGCTGCAGACATTATGAAAGAAGCTGATGCTGAGATCGTAAAACTACAGACAGAACTTATCTCTGAAAGAGAATTCCAGAAATTACAGAATGAAATCGAAAGCAATTATGTAAGCAGCAACTCTAACGTAGAGGGAATTGCAGAAAACCTTGCTACTTTCTACTTATTATATGGTGATGTTAATCTTATAAACACAGAGATTGACATTTACCGTTCTATCACAAGGGAAGACATCAGAGAGGTGGCTAAAAAATACCTTAACCCTAACCAACGTTTAACATTAGACTACGTAGGAGCTAAAGATAAAGCACAAAACTAA
- a CDS encoding 50S ribosomal protein L21: MYAIVEIAGQQFKVSKDQTVFVHRLEGKEGDAVTFAKVLLLDDNGTVTIGAPAIEGASVEAKVLQHLKGDKVIVFKKKRRKGYKVKNGHRQSLTQIQISVITGAGAAPKKKAAAKKAEATEE, from the coding sequence ATGTACGCAATCGTAGAGATAGCAGGGCAACAATTCAAAGTTAGCAAAGACCAAACAGTATTTGTTCACCGTCTTGAAGGTAAAGAAGGAGACGCGGTTACATTCGCGAAAGTTCTTTTACTTGATGACAACGGAACAGTTACTATTGGCGCCCCGGCTATAGAAGGTGCTTCAGTAGAAGCCAAAGTGCTTCAGCACTTAAAAGGTGATAAAGTAATCGTTTTCAAAAAGAAACGAAGAAAAGGTTACAAAGTTAAGAATGGCCACCGTCAGTCTTTAACGCAAATCCAGATTTCTGTTATTACAGGAGCAGGTGCAGCGCCAAAGAAAAAAGCGGCAGCTAAAAAAGCGGAAGCTACAGAGGAATAA